Genomic DNA from Archocentrus centrarchus isolate MPI-CPG fArcCen1 unplaced genomic scaffold, fArcCen1 scaffold_44_ctg1, whole genome shotgun sequence:
ttccagagtgctcaggacctcagactgggctgaaggttcaccttccaacaagacaatgaccctaagcacacagctaaaataacaaaggagagGCTTCACAACAAATCTGTGACCATTCCTGACTGGCCCAGCaggagccctgacctaaacccaactgagcatctctggagagacctgaaaatggctgtccaccaacattcaccatccaacctgacgaactggagaggatctgcaaggaaggatggcagaggatccccaaatccaggtgtggaaaacttgttgcatcattcagaagaagactcatggctgtaccAGCTCAAAAGGTGCTTCTACTTGATACTGAGCAAAGGGtgtgaatacttatgaccatgtgatatttcagtttttattttttaacaaatatgcaaaaatttctacatttctgtttttttctgtcaagatggggtgctgagtgaacattaatgagaaataaaatgaactttttgattttagcaaatggctgcaatgaaacaaagagtgaaaaatttaaagaggtctgaatactttctgtacccactgtacatgtgaatatgtttatgtgtgtgaatCTAGTtctgtccccttatttcttctgttttctcccctctctcttcttctctcactctttccttcatgcctgtcagacctggctgTAATATTCAGTGAacaataatcaaaatgaattaaagaaaaagacaaacattaacaagagaagcctatagagagcttatagagctcttcttgtaaaagcaaatatgtttagtACAGCAATGCGTTCAGATCACGATTCTGACTGTGGAACCTGCCACACATGACAGgctagaaaaaggaaaaataaagaaaggttCCACCAAATGTTGAACAACATGCTTTGTAAGTTCTGCGGCGAGTCAGACTGAGTGGATGACAGGCTGCCGCTACTGCTGATCGCTATCAGAGAGGCAAGTCAAGAACCTTTGGGGTTCAGTCCAGTTGATGTAGTTTTTGGCCACACTGTGCGTGGTCCATTACATCTGCTGAAAGAGAAATTCCTTTCAGTCCAAcctgaaataaaatgttctggactactttaattcatttaaagaGAGGATGCACAATGCCTATAAACTGGATCATGATGCACTTGCAAATGCTCCATCCAAGTGGATAGGGGTGCGGTGGGGGCGTATTCAGGTTTTTAAGGGGCCGCAGCACagtcttgactttgggaaccattGTTGTAGAGCATAAACTCAGTGAAACTGATCATGTTGTACAAACCCCTGACCGGAGGAAGAAAAGTGGTGTCTGTCACATCAACATGAAAGCTTACACACTGACCATGTAAACTCTGATAATCTGTCTCCTGTTGCCTCTGTTGCATCTGTGTCCGTCGCCCATCCCCGATAAAACCCATGATGACAGGCTGAATGACAAACACAGTTCTGCTTCCTCCAACTCTGAAATCTTGGCTGATTTGGATTTCTACTTAGCACATCTGTCTGCCTCTGCTCAGACAGAGCAGTAGTCATTACAGAGCTGTAATGATAGGGTAATGCCATTACAAAACCCAGACCCATTCCCACTTCCACGCTTGGATGATTGCGTTGATCGTGTCAGCTCCAGTATACTGTGATGCATTCAGGTTGAGAAATGCACCCGTCATATTCCAGTGGCTTATGAGCACTATTCTGTGCAGAGACGCTAATTGTGAGGTTTACTTGGACAATGTAGCGGCCTACTCATCCACCTGGACTGAGCACATCACAACCCTCAGTGAAATATTAGATCGATAAGGTATGGCCTCTCTGACACTGAACTGTCCAAATGTGAGTTTGGGAAAGCTGTGGTTACCTATCTGGGCAAACAAATGGGACAGGGTCAGGTCCTTCCAGTTGCTGAAAAAATGCAGGCAATATTAGATTTCCCAGCTCCTCAAATACGTTGTGAGCTGCAccgttttttttaaatggggccGTTATTACCAGGCCTTCTGCAAAAACTTCTCTGATGTGGTAGCCCCATTGACAAGCCTTTCCAGCACCAAGTCAGCCTTCGTGTGGTCAAAGGACTGTCAGTTTGTCTTTGAGGCGGCCAAAGCTCTCCTCTGTAGTGCTCCTGTACTGGCTGCTCCAGATTTCCTGCACCCATTCAAGCTTGAGATGGATGCCAGTGCTCTGGGGGTTGGTGTAGTGCTTCTGCAGGAGGATGAGCATCCCATTTGTTACTTTTCAAGAAAGTTCAAAAAACACCAATGGCATTACAGCACAACTGAAAAAGAGGCCTTAGCATTATTATTGGCATCATAACACTCTGAAGTGTACCTTAGCTCCAGCTCTGTTTCACCCACTGTGTTCTCTGACCGCAGCCCTCTAGGATTCTTGACTTGGATGCAGAACAGCAAGCAACGCCTCATGTACTGGTCTTTGTTTACTCCTtatatgtgtttgtgagagAATCAtcagatttttacattttctttaacaTCAAGTAAACTAGTAGCATCTGCCTGTAAATGAATGGTTGTGTGTCAAAATAAACTTGGGATAATTCTATGGCCAATTTCCCAAAATATAATCAACTTTCTGCCAAAACAGGGGCTCAGAACTCTATCAATTGGgctaaatcaacagttttgcctttgAATTGTAACTTTCAGAATACCTCCCAGATTCCACTAaaatcaggaaatattagatatttaggcatcaatttttccgccaggctctcagacttggtacgattaaatcatatccccctgttaaaaacaatagaggatgacttatcacgttggaatagtttacctatatcactgatggggagagttgccgccattaaaatgatggttttaccaaaaattaattatctattctcactgatccctaataaaccttctgttgcttggtttaagtcactagactcaaacatctcaaaattcctatggaaaaacaaaccatcgcgaattagtttgaaaactttacaaaagccaaaacactatGGCGGTCTAGAGCTAccaaagttttatttctatttcttaggcagtagattgcagtacatttcaaagtggatcaaatcaaattcattagacaacccatggttGGATTTAGAGCAGGCACTCTGcggaaaagtaaaaatctcagatctaccTTTTATTAGTCTCAgtattaagcatcataactgctttaaaagtcttagtATTAACACCTCTCTGTCAGCctgatatttgtcagaaaaagaaaatgctgaattttccattatggcgtgataaggggaTAAATAAGTTAGAACATAtaatccaagatggaaaccttatgaCATTCCATGAACGTATATTAAAATATGGAATGGGCAACAGTAGATTTCTCGAATATCAACAACTAAAATTTGTCCTGCAGGAAAGATTTAATCTCAATCAACTGAAtttagaaatacctacatgggtatCTGAACTTCTAAACCTCTGTACCCccaaattgttatcaaaattatataaattattattaaaaactgatgattcagtttccctcccaattacaaaatgggaagGTGATCTTTCTATCAGCCCGGAccaaaacttctggacagaaatatgctcaaatatcttcaaaatgactaaaaatccccaattacaacttatacaatataaaattctccatagaacgcactatactggacaaaggatgttccaaatgggccttacacacatCACATGCACCCACTGCACAAGCAATTCAGAAGAGAACTATATACATACTCTGTGGTCTTGTATTCCTGTTCagaagttctggcagaggatatgcgAAGATCTATctacatggtttagctgtcgtgttTTAGGTGACGTTAATGAATTATCGATGGAGtcatatatatcacacatagttcttaccgccttgtgcattgctaagaaaactatcctcatgaattggaaatcaaaaaataaactgtgtattactcAATCCAGAAATCTACTATTAGATCATGTTagcttagagagaatgtctgcttctgctaaaaaccaattggatgaatttgactctctctggttcccactgatcagctccattacttagcgGGGGTGGTTGGCTGAGGGCTCTGCTCCTGGTGTGCTTTGTGGGCGGTCTGGGGCGGACTCCCGGGGCCCGTGTGTGTCCGATAGCCCCTGGGACTGGAATCCTGCATCTGCCTTCTTGTGGCGTCCGTGTgcttgtcctggttgatggtggtggggggcttgggtgggtgctgccttacggtcttggggtgtggccggggtgcttggggtgATGGTTGCTGGCCTTGGCCTGATTGGCCGGTCTTCTCTGTGGGGCTCGGggtgtggggtctggggccctcgGATCGCGCTGGCtgccggtgggtcccccctggcgctggggggggctctgctgtcCCGGtgcgccaccgggtggggtgggttcgTCCGGCCTGCGTCGGGATGTTCGGTCCGCGCTTCTGGGGCTCTGAGGTGCCTGCATcgtggggtggtgggggtggtgggggtggccATCGTGGAGTGGCTGGGGTGTACGGGGCACCGTTTTCCCAATTCaggccagtttgtcttgtctcttgtttgtgtcCCTCGTTGAGTGAATGAGTATCTGGAGTGGAGCATGCTGCCCTCTGTGGCGGGGGCTGTGGTGCCGATCTTGGGCGCTGCGGTGCTCCATGGTGCTGTCACCGGGGCCCCGGGTCCACCTGcgcctgccctgtgctggggtgtggggaatcggggtgcctactgagccagcggacagctggctctcttactCCAGTTTTCCTGGtcataagccccccccccccccccccacacacacacacacacacacacacacatatacaaacttCATGTCGTGTGGAGAGGCCACGTGCGGAACCGCACTTTCCtctccattttaattgcattacagaCATTACAAGTGAAAATATactctgatacacataggaccttgggGGGCAGGCATGGGGATGATGAGAGGGGGCCACTGAGATGGCCCCACTCTGGTCCAGTCTACCGTCAGCCCCCcaattttaatggcactttaGACATTAAGGGCTTGGTGGTGGTGTGGTCGAGCACCGATGGATGCTTGAGGCacagctgtcccctcaattttaactgcatcttagacacttcatgcattcacaaacatgaagtCATACACTTCAACATTCATAATTTGGATGGTGGGTGGGGTGGGCCATCCCACACCCGGATTTCCTGCACCTCGCCCGGGGTGGGAGTCGGGTGGTGCTTCGGGTGCCGGGCTGGCAGCATtgtggggtcgctgttggcccgggTGGGGTGTCTACTTGCCCTGGCCTCAGAGGGGTgatagatgtggatgaatgtgcatttgtcacagtcctcgtgggTGTATTTGGGTGGGTAAATGCGTGTGGGtagggttttgtgtgtgtgtgtgtgtgtgcatgtgtgtgtgtgtgtgtgtgtgcgcatgagcatatgtgggtgagtgtgtgtgcatacgtgtgtgcatggctggacctgaatctgggccttcttgtgccttgcctcccggcTGCTTCTCGGTGGTCGCTCCTGCGTCCCCTGCTTCCCCAGGGtgtgggtgccttggggttcctgggccgggctggatgttctggcgtgggtgtcgACCTGCTCTCCTGGGGGCTGTGGTCCGGGGTGGCTTGGGCTTctccggcgtggggggggggctctgcggtttgtcgggcggttcttgggcacctgggccctggggccctgccgccggcctgcacgggggggctggcctctgggggggGCCGGTTTCCTGATACCTCGAATTCCCTGGGGCCCTTgcccctcgactgggggggctccatctgggacctccctctcccctctgctggggtgggtatgcggTTGTCCCTGGAATGTGTGGCCGCGGgttttcgtggctcttgatgggctgcggatggctcggatttcctgggtccttctctgcctgcctctggctccttgtgggcggagcggcggctttctgccctcgttggtaagtgcattccatgacacagacactaacgcaatcacagcataacaaaattgttgttcttatacaaccatgcttcattttgttgtgccttttccacatagttatttttccaggtattgcttgttctgttttggtatgttgtctttttcctgtttttttttgcagttgcagcatttgaattgttttggttagtgtagtggtgctctgtcctctttttctgttttctcccctttctctctctctctctttttttttttttttcttctcccccagcctgtcaactggaattaaatgtatatgtacacaaataaataaataaatgaaataaaacaaacaaacaaacaaacaaacaaacaaacaaacaaacaaacaaacaaacaacaaaaacacaaaacattaacaagaaaagcttatagagactctatagagcttatcttggaagaataaatatgtttggcacaacaatgcattcagatcacaattctgcttgcaaacagtgccagacatgacaggcttaaaaaaaaaaaaaaaaaaacaggggctCAGACTCTGAGATAATAACAACTCAACTAATAAGACTCACTCTAATCCAATGGCTGTGAGCTAAGAGTTTAATTTGTAGAACCCAAACTCATTGTGTTACCTTAACATGATGTGCAGTTAGTACTGGAGAGGGTTAATAAAATCCTCCGTGTGCTCATGTAGCAGTTCTGAATTGGTCCCCAATGAGACTTGGACACTAGCTTTGGTCAcctgaaggaaatgagtttttatgaggCTTTAAATATACTGATGGTATATGTTTGCACTTACCATCACACATTTATTTCCCTGAGAAActttgtcttagactggaaaataaacataaatgatTAACATACACAAGCACataacagggttattatagttaacgaaaacaaacgaaataacgaaaactgaaattgaaaaaacactgtccttaactgaaataaataaaaaataaattaaaaggaaaaaacgataactaactaaaactgtattgtgagcttaaaaaactaaaactaactaaaattgtAGATAatatgaccttccttttcttgtttgtcatttgatATCAAAGCCTTGTGGACTGATCATTTTCCACTCTCCGAGTTGAAGCTGGGAGCAccatcgggcagctgtgtgcctgcctgctgcgctcaccgcgctggtccgaaaagtaatggcagcggtctgccgagaaagcggcagagtcccgtatggagtctgataatacagatagaagcgtgtcttgttgtgaatgatgaaaaatgtatggaacacgtctgagtgaggaaaaaacaccgtcaaagtccacctgagaagctcACAcaaggaaaccgctctgaaccgacgtgATCTGGGGTTCACCGCCGAAGAAATGTGACTGCTCGTCGCTGCCACACAGCCACAACATTGTGATggacctgttcagtccttgtgcgtttccggccactttatcagtgagagaataacaatcaggaaaaatcaATACAACGattcacaaatgtcagcaaattcctggagggagctgctaaaactgtcggaatggatgcgaggaaatgaagaaagtggaaaaacaggaacaaatatgtttgcagccaaaaaactgagcacaaagagcgaggaccaaaagtcccagccggcaccgcatataaaacaccagcacacgaccctaaggtaatgaacacacaatccagctacacaagcagaagtgcgacatgaggtcggccacatatcgagcatctaaccaagctagctccaaaacagaagctgttgttaatctgctgcactgacgcggaactttattgggagtttattgtagaagttattgagtttgggagtttgTCGGGTCGTGGTGCGGCTCTCTCCTGCTGcccctcttaccaggcggaagtgagaccaatgaaaacaaatgcaccttgatacaaaaactttacaaaaactcactggagatgagcagttTTAGTTTCcatgatttattgaagcacaaagttaaacaaagcacaagaaagCAGGAAGCCCTCCtgagagtgagtgccttggtgcCGTTGCAAGGGTGgtagaggaagagcaaaaaagTAGAAGTtcagagtttaacagagtatAGGAAAGCAAAAAAACCCTCCCGAGAGTAAGTGCCTTTGCaaaaggggagagaggaagagcaaaaagtgCGCTAAAAAAGAGCTCTCTCCCAACTTTACCACTGCCTCACTCACACCTCCCCTGCGGTTATCAGGACCAGTGGGCATAGAAGGATGCTCCCAAACCACTATGAGTTTGATCCTCATGCAATGGCTCTAAGACTGTTCTCCGGGCtgtcataacaacaacaactttTCCCACGTGAAAATACCTCCCACCGGAGCACTACCCCGCCCTTCTATCCACATTTTCACTAACTTGAAACACTTTTAGGGCGGTCTTATCTCAATACACAAATTTACTCCCTAACattattacagcagctcaggtgGGACTTCAACTCCCCTTTTGGGACACACACTCCCCGCTGCTTGACCTTCACTCTGGCAATACTGTGTCAAAAAGGCACTGTGTACAAAGGAGagcctctaaatatgaatgagtgcagttctactagtggaaagaaaaaaacaaggccCTGGGCTgagcaggcctcagtcctttccactcacctaaagcatgcagtgttccagtgtgagTGAgggacaatataggtgacaaataatataatgtgaccattaatccagtgtgtgtgattaatatatttaacaatacatgatataaaaatattgatagtaaatactgatgtcaaaatgataaaaatacatcacaagttcatgtttttctttgtttctccctgttgatgttcatgtgtgtccttaatatcaCACACATTAAGCAcgcagtgctgctgtctgtgaacagttggttgttgaatatatttctttaaacggtatcttttgttgagtttttattacacaatagtcactcttgtgccttgaatcttgcacctgacaaattatgaaaaactaattcaattcaattttatttatatagcgccaaatcacaacaaacagtcgcctcaaggcgctttgtattctgggtaaagaccctacaataatacagagaaaactcaacagtcaaaacgaccccctatgagcagcacttggtgacagtgggaaggagaaactccctttaacaggaagaaacctccagcagaaccgggctcagggagggggggtcatctgctgtgaggggagagagacacagattaataataattaatgattaaatgcagagtggagtataaacaaagtaaataaggtgaatgaatagaaacagtgcattatgggaaccccccagcagactaggcctatagcagcataactaagggatggttcagggtcacctgatccagccctaactataagctttatcataaaggaaagttttaagcctaatcttaaaaatagagatgggtgtctgtctcccgaatccaagctggaagctggttccacagaagaggggcctgaaagctgaaggctctgcctcccattctactcttaagtatcctaggaaccacaagtaagccagcagtctgagaacgaagtgctctgttggggtgatatggtactatgaggtctttgagataagatggggcctgattattcaagaccttgtaggtgaggagaaggattttaaattctattctagatttaacagggagccaatgaagagaagtcaatatgggagaaatctgctctctcattctagtccctgtcagtactctagctgcagcattttggatcagctgaaggcttttcagggagcttttaggacagcctgataataatgaattacaatagtccagcctagaagtaataaatgcatgaattagctttacagcatcactctgagaaaggatgtttctaattttagagatattgcacaaatgcaaaaaagcggtcctgcatatttgtttaatatgtgcattgaaggacatatcctggtcaaaaatgactccaagatttctcacagtgttactggaggccaaagtaatgccatccagagtaagtatctggttagacaccatgtttctaagatttgtggggccgagaacaagaacttcagtttgatctgaatttagaagcaggaaattagaggtcatccaggccttaatgtctttaagacattcctgcagtttaactaattgatgtgtgtcatctggcttcattgataggtaaagctgagtatcatctgcataacaatgaaaattgatgcaatgctttctaataatactgcctaagggaagcatgtataatgtaaatagaattggtcctagcacagaaccctgtggaactccataattaaccttaatgTGTGacgaagactccccatttacatgaacaaattggagtctattagataaatatgattcaaaccactgcagtgcagtacctttaatacctatagtatgctctaatctctgtaataaaatgttatggtcaacagtatcaaagctgcactgaggtccaacaggacaagaacagagatgagtccactgtcagaggctgagtaaggttggagattggcctataattagctaagacagctgggtcactgatggctttttaagtagaggtttaattacagccaccttgaaggtctgtggtacatagccaactaataaagacagattgatcatttttaagattgaagcatcaataattggaaagacttctttgaacagtctagtaggaatgggatctaacaaacatgttgctggttcttatcttcttcaattaatgatgaatagtaagatgtcctagctttacggagggcttttttatagagcaacaaactctttttccaggctaaatgagcatcttctaatttagtgagacgccattccctctccagcttacaggttatctgctttaagctgttgtgaattataccacggagtcaggcacttctgatttgaagctttccttttcagaggagccacagtatccaaagttatacgcagtgaggatgtaaaactattgatgagataatcgacctcactgggagcagagtttaggtagctgctctgcactgtgttggcactgaagagcataacaatgaaggaattagatccttaaacttagttacagcactttcagaaagacttctactgtaattaaacttattccccactgctgtgtaatccattaaagtaaatgtaaatgttactaagaaatgatcagagaggagggggctttcagggaatactgttaagtcttcagtttctatgccatatgttaggacaagatccagagtatgattaaagtggtgggtgggctcctctacattttgagagaagccaattgaatctaacaatagattaaatgcagtgttgaggctgtcattctcagcatctacatggatgttaaaatcacccactataattattttatctgaactgagcactaaatcagataaaaagtctgagaaatcagacagaaactctgagtaaggaccaggtggatgatagataataacaaataaaacaggtttttgattttcccaattaggatggacaagactaagagtcaggctttcaaaagaatgaaaactttgtctgggtctttgattaattaataagctggagttgaagattgcagctacacCTCCTcatactaatactaatactgaaactaatgaaactaaactaaaactaagcaataaaccaaaaataaaaactaataaaaatgagcaaaaccactctgaaaactaattaaaactaactgaattaaaggaaaaaaagtaaaaactaactataattaaacgataatgtaaaatccaaaactattataaccctgctacATAATGTTTGGTTTCAGGCAAGAACAGTTCGTTCTGGGTATGTCTCTAACTGATTATCCATAACAGACACAAATGCTCTGTCTCGGCCACGGTCAgccactgatggagactacacaagTGATAGGAAGACTCCGAGGTCATCTtaggaagcagctgctgaagttctctgttttccacattttgttttgtgtaatgatgtaaccaagatagataagctgtgactatatgaaactgtgagctggagaagaGTGTGTCATGTCATGTTCAGTAGCATATTGGGCATGGCGTGcagttctgacccagattaatctgtaaactgtatgACAAATAGCTAATTAAAATTAAGAATTGGACTCCTTATCCTTTATTTGATAAACACGTAGAAATCtcaaaggcttaagcagcagctcatatttttttaaatttcttcacaCCACTGCTTTAATTTTGACCCTTTAAAATGGGAAACAAGAGGCATTGGCACAGTGGACGCAGCACTCTCTGTAACATGTGGATGAAAGAAACACCATTAATACTGATATATAAGCTCATCTTtcgtggcgctgtcacttggtgttggctctcactgcggtattgtatcacttcctgttccggagcacagtgttttgctgtctgttagctgttatatctgtataactagatttatctggataataacatattttagtgtaatcttcacctactttaaatagcatactctttgctgaatcacctgtattcacattactcactttatttgtttttagaaattcgctagcttagctcagctagtagcttagcccttagccgactcactaccagcatggcttcttctcctgtctctcctgcactttcctgctctgggtgtcacatgtttagttactcctcggcctcctttagcagtaacggtacttgtaataaatgtagtctgtttgtagctctggaggccaggctttctgaactggagactcggctccgcaccctggaaaatcctacatctagccaggcccctgtagcgggtgcggaccatggtagcttagccgccgttagctcccccccagcagatcccgagcagcagggaaaacaggccagctgggtgacggtgaggaggaagcgtagtcctaagcagaagccccgggtacaccaccaacctgttcacgtctctaaccgtttttctccactcggcgacacacccgccgaggaacaaactctggttattggtgactctgttttgagaaacgtgaagctagagacaccggcgaccatagtcaaatgtcttccaggggacagagcaggcgacattcatggaaatttgaaactgctggctaaggctaatcgtagatttggtaagatcattattcacgtcggcagtaatgacacccggttac
This window encodes:
- the LOC115777146 gene encoding LOW QUALITY PROTEIN: uncharacterized protein LOC115777146 (The sequence of the model RefSeq protein was modified relative to this genomic sequence to represent the inferred CDS: inserted 6 bases in 5 codons; deleted 3 bases in 2 codons), which produces MTSESSYHLCSLHQWLTVAETEHLSAIFNSSLLINQRPRQSFHSFESLTLSLVHPNWENQKPVLFVIIYHPPGPYSEFLSDFSDFLSDLVLSSDKIIIVGDFNIHVDAENDSLNTAFNLLLDSIGFSQNVEEPTHHFNHTLDLVLTYGIETEDLTVFPESPLLSDHFLVTFTFTLMDYTAVGNKFNYSRSLSESAVTKFKDLIPSLLCSSXANTVQSSYLNSAPSEVDYLINSFTSSLRITLDTVAPLKRKASNQKCLTPWYNSQQXLKQITCKLEREWRLTKLEDAHLAWKKSLLLYKKALRKARTSYYSSLIEEDKNATCLLDPIPTRLFKEVFPIIDASILKMINLSLLVGYVPQTFKVAVIKPLLKKPSXDPAVLANYRPISNLXSASDSGLISVLVLLDLSAXFDTVDHNILLQRLEHTIGIKGTALQWFESYLSNRLQFVHVNGESSSHIKVNYGVPQGSVLGPILFTLYMLPLGSIIRKHCINFHCYADDTQLYLSMKPDDTHQLVKLQECLKDIKAWMTSNFLLLNSDQTEVLVLGPTNLRNMVSNQILTLDGITLASSNTVRNLGVIFDQDMSFNAHIKQICRTAFLHLCNISKIRNILSQSDAVKLIHAFITSRLDYCNSLLSGCPKSSLKSLQLIQNAAARVLTGTRMREQISPILTSLHWLPVKSRIEFKILLLTYKVLNNQAPSYLKDLIVPYHPNRALRSQTAGLLVVPRILKSRMGGRAFSFQAPLLWNQLPAWIRETDTISIFKIRLKTFLYDKAYS